The Flavobacterium sp. 102 genomic interval GAATACCTTGGTCTTTGGTGATTAAAGTTTGTTTGCCTTTTAAATCGACTTTGTAAGCCAACATGTTGGTTGGATTTGGTCCGGTGGCTTTGAAATAAATTTCCGTTCCGGCAGTATTGGTGCCAATGATATCACGCACAACGAATTGGTTATTGGTCAATTGTTTGATTAATTTTCCTTCGATAGCGTAGTAGTACAGATTAGGGAAACCGTCTTTTTCGCTGAACCAAACAAAGTTATTGGATTTCGAATTCGGGAAAAAAGCATCGTGTTCCGGTTCAACCCAACGAGGATTTTTTTCGTTTAAAATGGTTCTGATAAAAGCGCCTGTGTTGGCATCATACAGATTCAGATTCATATCATTTTGTCCGCGATTCAATTCGGCAATCAAAACGTATTTTTCGTCCGGTGTCCAAGACAAGTTGGTCAAATAGTCATCTTGGTTGCCTCTTGGTGTGATGAAAACTGTTTTTTGAGTAGTCAAATTGTAAATTCCAACTCTAGGTTTCTCGCTTTTTTGACCAATCATTGGGTATTTGATGTTGACTAATTTTCCCGGTGTTTCGTTTATATCTAATAAAGGATAATCGGCTACTTCGGTTTCGTCTTTTTGGTAGAAAGCTAAAAATGATGCTTTTGGTGACCAAAAGATTCCGTTGCTAATGCCAAACTCATTACGAGCAATAAATTGTCCGGATACGATTCCTTTATTGCTTTCGTTGGTTACCGTAACTTTTTCTCCTTTATTGTTCAAGAAGTACAGATTATTTCCTTCTGTAAAAGCCAAGTTCACTTTATTGCTGTCGAAAGTATTGTTTTCAGCAGTTTCAAGTGCTTGAAGGATTAATTTGCCGGTTTTTGTGGTTAGGTTGTAACTGTAATATTTACCATTTTCTGTTATCAAGAAGTTGTTGGTGTCAACCCATTGTAAACCAAAGAAGTTTCTCAATTTGGTTCCCAATGCGGTATTCAAGTCAGCCAAAGTAACCAGTTCTGTTGCTGTATCATTAGCAGCAGATGCCGTTTTCATTTTGGTCCAAGCATCGGTGTAGAATACGTATCTATTGGTATTTGGAATCCATTGATAACCGGTTAAGCCGTCAGCTCTGAAAGCGCGACCTTGTTGTAAAACAGCTTCTTCGAGTGTGATTTTCTTAAGTTGACCTACAGCAGTTGTGGCTACAAAGCATAGTAAAGCCACCCATATTTTATTGTTCATAAGGTTGAAATTTAGCGCCGTAAATGTATAAAAAAAGGACAATCTATTTTGTTAAAATTATCCATTGCTTATAATATCAGTGACAATTTTTAAATGGTGATTGGTGTGCAGTTTCAGGAACCAAATAGTGGTCTTTAAGTTCAAATCTCCAAAAAACGGATGCGTGAAATAACTGTTGGAATGAAGTTTTTCCAAATCGGCAATACCTTTTCGGGCTTGTTCCAATTTGGCTTTTAATGCTTCCGCTGTGGCAACGTCAACAG includes:
- a CDS encoding DPP IV N-terminal domain-containing protein — translated: MNNKIWVALLCFVATTAVGQLKKITLEEAVLQQGRAFRADGLTGYQWIPNTNRYVFYTDAWTKMKTASAANDTATELVTLADLNTALGTKLRNFFGLQWVDTNNFLITENGKYYSYNLTTKTGKLILQALETAENNTFDSNKVNLAFTEGNNLYFLNNKGEKVTVTNESNKGIVSGQFIARNEFGISNGIFWSPKASFLAFYQKDETEVADYPLLDINETPGKLVNIKYPMIGQKSEKPRVGIYNLTTQKTVFITPRGNQDDYLTNLSWTPDEKYVLIAELNRGQNDMNLNLYDANTGAFIRTILNEKNPRWVEPEHDAFFPNSKSNNFVWFSEKDGFPNLYYYAIEGKLIKQLTNNQFVVRDIIGTNTAGTEIYFKATGPNPTNMLAYKVDLKGKQTLITKDQGIHNVIPSSDGNWFFDEFSNHDTPSKSLLYDKSLKAKTLLVSKNKYDGYEIGTAEIKTIKSADGTTDLYTRLIKPSNFDPTKKYPVLVYVYGGPHAQMITNSFLDGANLWMYWMAEQGYLVFTVDNRGSDNRGFAFESIIHGNLGVNEMDDQLKGVDYLKSLPFVDGNRLAVHGWSYGGFMTTSLMLRKADTFKVGVAGGPVIDWKWYEAMYGERYMDTPTENPKGFEETTVYNYVKNLRGKLLLIHGTNDDVVVEQHNLSLVKKFVEAGKQVDYFPYPMHKHNVTGKDRVHLIQKVLNYVIDNNK